In Ammospiza caudacuta isolate bAmmCau1 chromosome Z, bAmmCau1.pri, whole genome shotgun sequence, the genomic stretch tcaaggaccaggttatacatggtggataatgcagaaagatggaacaacacggtgtgtgcctcagggagacctgattgtgggatgagactcatatatgaatgtcattgtttgttgaatgtgagacagaaggaaactgtaagtgtcaaaggtctgagcaagtaagacgagaggaatgcgtaagtgtcaaaggtgtgagtaagtgaaatgaaagtttttattgtatattcacgatatgggataaggggtggagtgtcgtcggttgacagcctttatcccaatatcatgtgttgtgtctggcagctgtgccttttctctcttcccccccccccggccgtcttgctgcggcggggcggggaagagaggggggagtgtttgaccaggcctttttgcttttgggctttttggctgcttggcttggctagccgctttgcttgcttgctttctgctttttgcgctggttttttttccttttcttttgctcctTCTTTCTTACCCttccctgaagatactggaccggctccggacctgacctgagaCGTCCAGTGTGGGGGACGGGGCAGGTATAAGTCCAATGGTGTCAGGAACCCACAccttaaaaaaggaacccactaggccgcggcaaaatatccaaatatggataacattgtaaccagaccagtgaagagatttttgcttttatttccagcacatcagtctcaaaatacaaaatggagacatgacagctcactgatccacaccaaaaaaTGTCTCCTCCAACAGCCTGGTACAgcaatacataaaatcatctcagactagaattcagccaatcagacacagaaaacacatattgacaagcattctatccaatcttataaaacatacGTAATCGtagctaaaacaaagactagttcataagagacaaagaacagagttctattcatgctaaccttctaaagatatacattaaataaccttgttgccatcctaaagccaattcCACAAAGACCTATTGTGGTTTGTCacgtctactgcttgggaaacttttctgcttgcatgggaaacttttctgctgtatttgcaatgctaacaaaacttcagtctgaggcctatacttttttaatcatttcctaaaaaccctctaacCTTAAGGATTCCAACATTTCCCCCTCTCGGTTTGACCCAGAggctttcattttcttgtcgTTTGCTACTTGCGTTTCATAGCTCTATTGCAAAATTTCTGCTTATTATCTGTTGAAGACCTATTTGCACTAAACTGAAGCATTGCTATATTATGGCACAGCAACTTAATGCTGTGAAGACCCAATCCCTGAAAGAGATATGAATCACGTTTGGCAACAGTCACAAGTCATCGTTCAAAAAACTCTGGTCGATTCCAAGGCCTTAATTCAAAACCTTCGTTCATGTCAATACCCTCGTCTACTGCTTTCGTGAGATTTCGTACATTCTCTGTGCTTCTACTTCCTAATTCTCTTGCTTGAATGACAAAAACTTCTCGGACTGTTTTGTTCATCATTCGCCAAACACAACAGAGTATACAAGGTACCACTATCAATATCAGTATTAGAACACCTAATACGTAAAGACCTATCTTGCAAAGTTgccttagccaaggtgcaaaactccaattttgaaacaaatcatCCAACCAGGAACctccatcttctttaatttgggcTGTCAGATCCTTCAGTTTTTGAATGCTTTTGTGAATGGATTCAGAATGATCAGACAAAttcatacaacacaatccttcaaattcctcacaaccatgtccttgtgccagtaaaagaaaatcaatgactgctctgttttgaagagTAGCATGTCTAATACTATCAACATCGGTCAACATATCACTGATTGCAGAGGATGTGGCATTAGCTTGTTTGCTCAGCCAACATCCAACTCGATCTAATTGTCTCAATGCCACAGCTGAAGCCAATTGGGGTAAAAATGTACCTGCTGAAACCCTTCTGGCGGCATTCCAAGGCATGAAATCACTCTGACAGTTCTCATCATAATGAGGAACGgctcttgttttcctttgtttctttttcatcacTGCTTTGGCAGTGGGGGCAATTATGGTGAGCATACCAATGCTACAAGGGCCACCTTCAAGGTGAGCTGGAATGCCTTGCCAAGCTCTGTCTCCGCAAATGAACCAATACCCTTTCGGCAATTGCCGTGGATATTAATCTGTCTCCGGAAACACATCCCAACTGTTTGAAACATTACACCAAAAACTCAAAttttatatgcaaaataatAAGGAGTAACACTGAACTTTGGGGGATCACCTCTTTGCCAGAAACGAGTCatgaaagtaaaacaaaaatccatGGTCAAAGAACCAAGGATTTctaattcttgaggttcagatgCTGCCCTGAGAAGTTTTTTGGACCAAATGTTCCAATTGAAGGAAGGACTGTTTCCATTGTCAATTCCACCTGGTTTACCATTAGATTGTTTTTTGACCAAAGGCAACTCTTTCACTGGCACACCAACCAGACAGGttgaaaaaggcttttctggttCCGAATTAGACAAACATATAGTATCCGATCCGGCAGCCTTGGCTAAGGTCACCCAAACATTCGTTTTCGGTTGATCCACAGGAAAATCTGCACgacaaaaaacaattaaaatcaaGCAAAACAAGTATACCATTGATTTTGCCCCATCTCTTTCAGGAACTAAGTTTTGGCAGAATTCTTTCTAAACAAAAACAATAACCTAAGTTTTCAGCCAAAAATTAGCTTTGTTAAACAAACATTCAGCATTCAATAAGTATACTTATAAATAACATTGGCACGAAATCAGAGTTCATGGGTTCCACTGATGCACAAAGAACGTCAGGCACAAAGAGGCGTCAGGCTAGACCCGGGATCCTTCGATTCGGTTCACGTCTGCGTACTTGCTTCCTCGGTTCTGGGCTCGACAACAGGTTCTGAAGTGCGATACGGTTTGACGTTTTTGGCAGGAACCCATTTAATTCCAGCACCTGTGGAGACAAAAGCATACCCTTTCCCCAAATTATTAATCAAAATGGACCTTCACTTGAACtgtttagaaaatgaaaaacatacAGAGCCTTACTCAGTCTCATCTGTGGGATGATCTCCGTTCCCCCTCTCTGTTGATCTAATATGCGTTTTAGGGTTTGATATGTTCTTCCAATGATTGCTTGACTTGTGGGAGAATGGGGAATGCCAAAAATGTGTTGAACACcccattcatttaaaaatgtggccaatttttgagataTGTATGCAGGACCATTGTCAGTTTTTACTTCTTGGGGTATACCCAATGAAGCAAAAGCTTGCAGGAAATGATGACAGGCATGGCTACCAGTTTCACCTGTGTGAAGGGAAGCAAAAACTGCACCAGAGAATGTGTCCATGGAAACATGAATACCCTAATGTGAGAAACAAAGCATGGATTAGTTCTATATTGCGAAGTTGTAAAAAGACAGGAAAGCCAACGATGTAAAGTTTCATTACTAACATCCTTTAAAATTGAACCTTCTATtcattaaattaaatgaaaagattgagggaaaagctgaaaaattcaaACCACAGTCAAAGTCCAGGGATGAGGTTGTCTTCTTTGAAGAGTTGATGGTCTTCTTTGAAGAATTGATGTCTCAGTCTTGAATCTTTGTTGTATCCTTGAAATTTAGTTGTAGAAATGTAAAGTCCAGCACTTTTGGATTTCAGTCCCAACACCAGCACAGGTTTGCTGCATCTCTGTCTGTGTTGAGGCTGTGATGAGCAGGTCATCCATGTAGTAGTAGAATCTTGAATCCTGGAAAATTCTGTGAACTGAGGACAAAACTTGTACAACAAGATATTAGCAGTTCATATCTATCATGACAATCACATCTTATGACAGGTAAAAACTAATTTTGATCAATGACAGTTTGACCTTTACTTCTAATCAATGTATTTTCTGATTCTGAAAAATCACTAAATCCAAAccttccaggcactctgcccaAATCCAAATTCCTGACAGGGGCACTGTACTCTTGTCCAGGAGTTCTGCCAACTCTGGGAACTCGGCCAGTTCTGGGAACTCGACCAGCCCCGGGAACTCGGCCATAAAAAGCAGGGGTGGACTCCCACAAACAACACGCCTCCTCTGAAGCCCGACCCAAAGGGGCCGAAAGGTGGACTCCCACAAACAACACGCCTCCTCTGAAGCCCGACCCAAAGGGGCCGAAAGGGTGGACTCCCACAAACAACACGCCTCCTCTGAAGCCCGACCCAAAGGGGCCGAAAGGTGGACTCCCACAAACAACACGCCTCCTCTGAAGCCCGACCCAAAGGGGCCGAAAGGGTGGACTCCCACAAACAACACGCCTCCTCTGAAGCCCGACCCAAAGGGGCCGGGACAGAGGCGCGTTCCTCTCTTCTGGGAACAGTGCCATTTAACCTTGAGTTCGATACTTTACTACAAGTTTCACATTGTCTCCCTGCCAAGAAAAACTCAGCTTGGGAGTCCCCAAATCCAGGTTTTAAACTtacatggttttgttttaaaatacaagaatTAGGatcatgacattttaaaaactcaacccgtgttttttcaggtttttgagAGTTATCCATCCTTTCAAAGGACTCCACCCTTAAAGCCAATTCTTCTTTCTCTGTATCTATGGATTGACAAACACCAGAACAACCGTGTTTTTGCTTAACTGAAAAAGAGTTCCCCGGAACCACAATTTCCCGAGTGGAAGCAGCCGCCTCAGCCTCCACCCCAGGCCCAACAGAATGCAATTCAGGTTTCAGTGTCCCTGAACAAACAATTTTAGGAAGTACAGTCACTTTTTCATTCCCATCTTTTACACATTTTGTTCCATCCCCCTTACAAGAGTcacatatttttacattaacAGAACAACGCGAAGAAAAGTCCGAAAGAGtctcattttttcccagagagagagaagaaagatttTGTTCAACAGAGTTCAAAGCAAAACTTTCAGCATTTGCAACAACACTTGTAACATTCTCCGATACACACACAGTCTGCGGTTTACTGGAATTTAATGAGACAGAGCCAGAAGCTTTGTTTTCTGAGTCCAAGTTGATCTTATTATTATCAGTTTGTTTAAAACACTCCAACAGCGCTCTACAAACCGGCATAAGTTCTCTTAAGCTTTCATCTTTTTTGAGAGAGACTAGATTATAGATTCTCCAGTTCATCTGATcccaaaaatgaaaagtaaaagcaGACTGCAAATTTAAATCTTGCATATTTGCTTTAACCCAGATAAGTAAGTTTTTAAGCTCAGTTTTTGAAATTTCACAGTGACCTTTTTCATGTAACATTGTCTCTAATTGATGAAAAACATCCCATTCTACTTTTGTTAAATTCGTTCCcatttttgtattcttttaataattttctttttctctatttttcttccCAACGTCACCCAAGCGCTCTCCCGAGAAAAGTTACTTACAATTTTCTTGGCTTTGGCGGGAAAGATGATACAGTGTCCTCCTTGTTAACACTTGGGTCTCCGCGGCTGGTACTtccatgatttcttttttttttcttttttttttttttcttttttttttctgagcgGGGAGTGGAGGCCGGCGGGTTTTTCTTAGATCTGGATAGGAATTAAGACTTGGTTTTGAAGTGCTTGAGCAACTTGCCACTGCCCAAGTCATGACACTCCCATTTCGAAAGGACTTGGACAAGTACAAAGATCTCGATGAGGATGAAATTCTTGGCAAACTTTCGGAAGAAGAGCTGAAACAactggaaactgttttggatgATCTTGACCCCAAGAACGCGCTGCTGCCCGCAGGCTTCCGGCAGAAGGACCAGACTGCCAAGAAGGCCTCGGCTCCCTTCGACAGGGAGCGGCTCCTGGCGTACCTGGAGAAGCAGGCACTGGAGTACAAGGACAGGGAGGACTATGTGCCTTTcacaagggaaaagaaagggaaaatatttatcCCCAAGCAAAAGCCTGTGCAGtctttcacagaagaaaaattctctCTTGATCCAGAACTGGAGGAAGCCCTGACCAGTgccacagacacagaaaacacatatggacaagcattctatccaatcttataaaacatacGTAATCGtagctaaaacaaagactagttcataagagacaaagaacagagttctattcatgctaaccttctaaagatatacattaaataaccttgttgccatcctaaagccaattcCACAAAGACCTATTGTGGTTTGTCacgtctactgcttgggaaactttcctgcttgcatgggaaacttttctgctgtatttgcaatgctaacaaaacttcagtctgaggcctatacttttttaatcatttcctaaaaaccctctaacCTTAAGGATTCCAACAGTCCAGGACACCTGGAGCTTGCAACAGAAGCTTGACGCCCTCACAACACAGTcggttttcttttcttttcttgtgttggggagtgttcttttgttacttgtaaataaataggttttgttttccactttgcttctccgagaaattccttcccgaacccggtattgggggaggggtggttggaggtttgttttgttttggggggctcccttttggagatttcccctaatttgtcctaaaccaggacaggatggctggagaggtggaaaaaggCTAACTGGCAACATAGAGggaaaccaatttgggctgctgaTGAGTGGAAAGACATTGTTACCAGGGTAGGGAGGCTACCTGTGTGTAGTAGATAGGGTCAGGCACTCGGAAAATCTCGTGATGTCACGGGAAGCAGCAGGATTCCTCTCCCCATAACACCTAGTGCTAAGGGATCACCCAAGAATGTAGACTCCCCTAACATTAGTAACTTTCGACTCCTTATTAACCAATTAAAGTAAGATAAGACGCCCTGACGTAGAGAAAAACCTTCCAGAGTATAAAACCCGATGTGACGGGACAATAAAGGCCTTTGAACTGTCTACCACAGTGGTGTCAGCGTGTGTTCTTGGCCCGAGCGaccctggagagtttgggtcgccGTGCCTattcctcagaaccaggtcgccttgcCTTGCATCAGAAGGCAACACCTGTGAAAGTccgccatgtagatgcccatgtaaACAAGAGTAGGGCCAATGAGGAGCACCAAAACAATGAGCAGGTAGACCaagctgcaaagataggggtgtCCAATATAGACCTAGATTGGGaacataagggagagttattcctaGCTagatgggcccatgatgcctcaggccaccagggcagagatgtcacctataagtgggcacgagaccgaggggtggatctaaccatggacagtatttctcaggttatccatgactgGGAGATGTGTGATtccatcaagcaggccaagcgagtAAAGCCCCTGTGGTAAAATGGGCGgtggtccaagtacaagtatggggaggcctggcagattgaccacatcacactgccccagacacgccagggcaagcgctacgtgctgaccatggtggaggccaccactggatggttggaaacctaccctgtgtcaCATGCTACAGCCCggaacaccatcctgggccttgaaaagcaagttCTGTGGAGACATGGCACCCCTGAGAGGATCGAATCAGACAACGggactcatttcaagaacagccttatcaacacctgggctagggaacatggcattgagtaggtgtaccatatcccctaccatgcaccagctgcaggaaaagtggaGAGCTACAATGGACTACTAAAAACCCAGTTGAAAGCTTTGGCTGGGGGATCTTTCAAAAATTGGGAGCAGCATTTAGCAAAGGccacctggttagttaacacccGAGGTTCCACTAACCGAGCAGGTCCTGCCCAGTCTGAGTCCCTGAATATAATAGAAGGAGACAAAGTCCCAGTGGTACATATCAGAGGTTTGTTAGGGAAGACTGTGTGGATCAATtctgcctcgagtacagacaaa encodes the following:
- the LOC131571449 gene encoding tropomodulin-3-like, translating into MTLPFRKDLDKYKDLDEDEILGKLSEEELKQLETVLDDLDPKNALLPAGFRQKDQTAKKASAPFDRERLLAYLEKQALEYKDREDYVPFTREKKGKIFIPKQKPVQSFTEEKFSLDPELEEALTSATD